From Aquabacter sp. L1I39, the proteins below share one genomic window:
- a CDS encoding PIN domain-containing protein, with protein sequence MEQILLDTNFVSVLFDSRRSNFEAVKARAQAFNQKDLIYLSAIVLAELRYGMEAAQRAGQDISHIRHTLVQAASYPLAEVGRHTAEAYGDVKARLADHYLDLARRPPRWVENWQDRASGQILQVDENDLWIVAQAVERDYLLLTSDGRLADRFCPAIAELRIEVI encoded by the coding sequence ATGGAGCAGATCCTCCTGGACACCAATTTCGTGTCGGTGCTGTTTGACTCGCGACGTTCCAATTTCGAGGCGGTTAAGGCCCGCGCGCAGGCATTCAACCAGAAAGACCTCATCTATCTGTCGGCGATCGTCCTCGCTGAGCTGCGCTATGGAATGGAGGCCGCGCAACGTGCCGGGCAGGACATTAGCCATATCCGCCATACGCTGGTTCAAGCCGCCAGCTATCCTCTGGCGGAAGTCGGTCGCCACACTGCGGAAGCCTATGGAGACGTCAAGGCACGCCTCGCCGACCACTATCTCGACCTCGCGCGCCGGCCGCCGCGATGGGTCGAAAATTGGCAGGATAGGGCCTCAGGTCAAATACTTCAGGTTGACGAGAACGACCTCTGGATTGTCGCGCAAGCCGTCGAGCGTGATTATCTTCTACTGACAAGCGACGGGCGTCTCGCCGACCGTTTTTGCCCCGCGATTGCGGAGCTCCGTATAGAAGTTATTTGA
- a CDS encoding DNA methyltransferase, protein MSALASIEQGLRSLGYEAGAMHRAYSFADVLGPAAETRTVALAAFTQTPESFRSAAFGVVEDAPNSAAAVMANRALGAPIFFSIDGDDVGVWAVGARTAPRLLERLPVDQLPALFARRRDSWTPQALHRAKALGLPRGPVQFDFIDLGLLPAIEQEVQHKLHRTMAEVLDLLLPSQSGGDREKAAFRLTFRLLAAKILIDRGHPAAAGWAQEDVATVLDGIQGYYRLGLLGTDVAAVAADDIAAAWARLRQSISLRNISSDSLAFVYENTLVTADTRKLFGTHSTPRPVAEYVLSRINLSRCDPAKVRIAEPFAGAGIFLVAALRELRDLLPPEWPAAERHQFLVERMAGAELDAFACEVARLSLILADYPNANGWHLSSTDLFKAGALAAFLKDTTLILCNPPFEDFTAEERVDYPEAFAISPSKAMVALHAAIDAGPEALGFVLPRGVLQQTKYSKLRQRLAAAYGRVELVSLPDRIFEKATYPCALVIATERRAIENAEKPLRLTAMTVADSARAQFLADGSVSSVRKAVRAAPKGDLWVSNLEALWSYLGDAPRLGEQAEIFRGLQWRSQRAGVFEKDGPLRERGIYKPGDSLAPFHLMKPVWLSIDPELNLYPGPLARPWGKPKVLINNQRSSRGPWRLAAAADASGLWASQQFTGIWPTGELGVDALAAILNGPLANAYVTEHSTDHDFTNVMLAGMPLPRKLDTAALGEAVREYQAVLHEKLNTVLPVDCDARLNRLLVWIDALVLDGYDLPPRLERQLFDFFEGRERPVLHEFRGWLPRDLKGYVPLFEWLTRDHGPNRGAWVLDVFKPAPAEENDALSRFLA, encoded by the coding sequence ATGAGCGCGCTTGCCTCGATCGAGCAAGGCTTGCGCAGTCTCGGTTACGAGGCAGGCGCGATGCATCGCGCCTATAGCTTTGCGGACGTGCTCGGTCCCGCCGCCGAGACCCGAACGGTCGCGCTGGCGGCCTTCACCCAGACCCCCGAGTCCTTCCGCTCTGCGGCGTTCGGTGTGGTTGAGGACGCGCCTAACAGCGCGGCCGCGGTCATGGCCAATCGTGCGCTCGGAGCGCCGATCTTCTTCTCGATCGACGGCGACGACGTCGGCGTGTGGGCCGTTGGTGCGCGTACGGCGCCCCGGCTTCTTGAGCGACTTCCTGTCGACCAATTGCCTGCCCTGTTCGCGAGGCGCCGCGACAGTTGGACGCCGCAAGCGCTGCATCGCGCAAAGGCGTTGGGTCTGCCGCGTGGCCCCGTGCAGTTCGATTTCATTGATCTCGGCCTGCTGCCAGCGATCGAGCAGGAGGTGCAGCACAAGCTCCATCGGACAATGGCTGAGGTGCTCGACCTGCTGCTGCCTTCCCAATCAGGGGGAGATCGTGAGAAGGCGGCGTTCCGGCTGACATTCCGGTTGCTCGCGGCCAAGATTCTGATCGATCGCGGACATCCGGCCGCTGCAGGCTGGGCGCAGGAAGATGTCGCTACGGTGCTCGACGGCATCCAAGGATATTACAGACTAGGCCTGCTCGGAACCGATGTCGCCGCCGTCGCAGCCGACGACATCGCCGCCGCTTGGGCACGGCTGCGCCAGTCGATCTCGCTCCGCAACATCTCGTCTGACAGTCTCGCTTTCGTCTATGAGAATACGCTGGTCACCGCGGACACGCGAAAGCTGTTCGGCACGCATAGCACCCCGCGCCCGGTTGCAGAATATGTTCTCAGCCGGATTAATCTATCGCGCTGCGATCCGGCGAAGGTGCGAATCGCCGAGCCGTTCGCGGGCGCCGGCATCTTCCTCGTCGCGGCGCTGCGCGAGCTTCGCGATCTGCTGCCGCCCGAATGGCCGGCGGCAGAGCGGCACCAGTTCCTGGTCGAGCGCATGGCTGGCGCCGAGCTCGACGCCTTCGCGTGTGAGGTCGCAAGACTTTCGCTGATTCTGGCCGATTATCCGAACGCCAATGGCTGGCATTTGAGTTCCACCGATCTGTTCAAGGCGGGGGCGCTGGCGGCATTCCTCAAGGACACGACGCTGATCCTGTGCAACCCGCCTTTCGAAGACTTCACCGCCGAGGAACGGGTCGACTATCCTGAAGCATTTGCGATCTCGCCATCGAAGGCGATGGTCGCGCTACATGCCGCCATCGACGCGGGTCCCGAGGCCCTCGGTTTCGTTCTGCCGCGAGGGGTGCTGCAGCAGACAAAGTATAGCAAGCTCCGGCAGCGGCTGGCTGCCGCGTATGGCCGCGTCGAGCTGGTCTCACTCCCTGACCGGATTTTCGAGAAAGCGACTTACCCGTGCGCCTTAGTGATCGCGACGGAACGTCGCGCAATCGAGAATGCCGAAAAGCCATTACGGCTGACCGCCATGACAGTAGCGGATAGCGCCAGGGCACAGTTCCTCGCTGACGGAAGCGTCAGCTCGGTTCGGAAGGCCGTGCGGGCCGCTCCCAAAGGCGATTTGTGGGTCAGTAACCTGGAAGCGTTGTGGTCATATCTGGGGGATGCACCTCGGCTAGGAGAGCAGGCGGAGATTTTCCGCGGCCTCCAGTGGCGTTCCCAACGCGCAGGCGTATTCGAGAAAGACGGCCCTCTGCGCGAGCGCGGCATCTATAAGCCCGGGGACAGTCTGGCTCCGTTTCATCTGATGAAGCCCGTCTGGCTGAGCATCGATCCGGAACTCAATCTCTATCCGGGACCGCTGGCGCGCCCTTGGGGAAAGCCCAAGGTTCTTATTAACAACCAGCGCTCGTCGCGCGGTCCGTGGCGACTTGCAGCCGCTGCCGATGCCAGTGGGCTTTGGGCTTCGCAGCAGTTCACTGGCATTTGGCCAACTGGCGAACTCGGGGTCGACGCGCTCGCCGCGATCCTCAATGGCCCACTAGCCAACGCCTATGTGACCGAACATTCGACCGATCACGATTTCACCAACGTGATGCTTGCTGGCATGCCGTTGCCGCGCAAGCTCGATACCGCGGCACTCGGCGAGGCAGTCCGTGAGTATCAAGCGGTGCTACACGAGAAACTCAACACCGTACTTCCGGTCGACTGCGATGCGCGGCTCAATCGTCTGCTCGTGTGGATCGATGCGCTGGTGCTCGACGGCTATGACTTACCGCCGCGTCTCGAGCGGCAGCTGTTCGATTTTTTCGAAGGCCGGGAGCGGCCCGTGCTTCACGAATTCCGCGGCTGGCTGCCAAGAGATTTGAAGGGATATGTGCCGCTTTTCGAATGGCTTACCAGGGATCACGGCCCAAATCGAGGCGCGTGGGTGCTCGATGTCTTCAAACCCGCGCCTGCGGAGGAGAATGACGCACTCTCCAGGTTCCTTGCCTGA
- a CDS encoding MerR family transcriptional regulator, whose protein sequence is MIPAGRVQSLTGLTANQLREWAQRRDLIPPDIDAGGPGRPALYSWQTVLLLRIAVVLREQFRIELQAHKDLLHALRDLFSGVPFPTLRGCVLALRAMEHGELLSEGMVRVGDGDPDTLFLRLNPHLDVLEAEFAPQDHSGQLPLFRAVRIR, encoded by the coding sequence ATGATCCCGGCCGGCCGCGTGCAAAGCCTCACTGGGCTGACCGCCAATCAGCTTCGGGAGTGGGCGCAGCGCCGCGACCTCATTCCACCGGATATCGACGCGGGCGGACCAGGACGGCCCGCGCTCTACAGCTGGCAGACGGTCCTGCTATTGCGGATCGCCGTGGTCCTGCGCGAGCAGTTCCGTATCGAGCTGCAGGCGCATAAGGATCTCCTGCATGCGTTGCGGGACCTTTTCTCGGGGGTACCCTTCCCGACATTGCGCGGCTGCGTGCTGGCGTTGCGCGCCATGGAACATGGCGAGCTCCTTTCCGAGGGAATGGTCCGCGTCGGCGATGGCGATCCCGACACCTTGTTCCTGCGGCTCAATCCGCATCTCGACGTGCTTGAGGCGGAGTTCGCGCCGCAGGACCACAGCGGGCAGTTGCCGCTGTTTCGTGCGGTGCGGATCCGATGA
- a CDS encoding VirB3 family type IV secretion system protein codes for MAETVEVPGFSVPLHRALTEPILLGGAPRAIAIVNGTLAGALGLGLRLWLVGLAIGVIGHLAAIWAAKRDPLFVEVVRRHLRIPAHLWV; via the coding sequence ATGGCCGAGACGGTTGAGGTTCCCGGCTTCAGCGTACCGCTCCATCGGGCGCTGACCGAGCCGATCCTGCTCGGCGGGGCGCCGCGCGCCATCGCCATCGTCAATGGCACGCTCGCCGGGGCCCTGGGTCTCGGCCTGCGCCTGTGGCTGGTCGGCCTCGCCATCGGGGTGATCGGCCATCTTGCGGCGATTTGGGCGGCGAAGCGCGACCCGCTCTTCGTCGAGGTGGTGCGGCGGCATCTGCGCATCCCGGCGCACCTCTGGGTCTGA
- the trbB gene encoding P-type conjugative transfer ATPase TrbB, whose protein sequence is MAAAHHHQGFARGARMLRTALGTAIARHLEDPTVVEVMLNPDGRLWIDRLSEGLSDTGERLLPADGERIVRLVAHHVGAEVHAGSPRVSAELPETGERFEGLLPPVVAAPTFAIRKPAVAVFVLEDYVRAGIMSGGQAEALRRGVASRANILVAGGTSTGKTTLTNALLAEVAKTSDRVVLIEDTRELQCAAPNLVALRTKDGVASLSELVRSALRLRPDRIPIGEVRGAEALDLLKAWGTGHPGGIGTIHAGSALGALRRMEQLIQEAVVTVPRALIAETINLVAVLSGRGAARRLTELAHVEALGPDGDYRVTPVITGDPT, encoded by the coding sequence ATGGCGGCAGCACATCATCATCAGGGTTTTGCCCGCGGCGCGCGGATGCTGCGCACGGCGCTCGGGACGGCGATCGCTCGGCATCTGGAAGACCCGACCGTCGTCGAGGTGATGCTGAACCCCGACGGAAGGCTGTGGATCGACCGGCTCTCGGAGGGACTATCCGACACGGGTGAGCGGCTCTTGCCCGCTGACGGCGAGCGCATTGTTCGGCTCGTCGCGCACCATGTCGGCGCCGAGGTTCACGCTGGCTCCCCGCGTGTTTCAGCCGAGCTACCCGAGACGGGAGAACGGTTCGAGGGCCTTCTGCCGCCGGTCGTGGCGGCCCCGACTTTCGCCATCCGCAAGCCCGCCGTCGCGGTGTTCGTCCTGGAGGACTATGTCCGCGCCGGGATCATGTCCGGCGGACAGGCCGAAGCCTTGCGCCGGGGCGTTGCGTCCCGCGCCAACATCCTGGTGGCCGGCGGCACATCGACCGGCAAGACGACGCTCACCAATGCGCTACTCGCCGAGGTCGCGAAGACCTCCGATCGCGTTGTTCTCATTGAGGATACGCGCGAGCTGCAATGCGCGGCGCCGAACCTCGTCGCCCTGCGCACCAAGGACGGCGTCGCCTCGCTGTCCGAGCTCGTCCGTTCGGCGCTGCGGCTGCGTCCCGACCGCATCCCCATCGGCGAGGTGCGCGGCGCAGAGGCGCTCGACCTCCTCAAGGCCTGGGGCACCGGCCATCCCGGTGGCATCGGCACCATCCATGCCGGCAGTGCACTCGGCGCGCTGCGGCGCATGGAGCAGCTCATCCAGGAAGCCGTCGTCACCGTCCCGCGCGCGCTGATCGCCGAGACCATCAATCTCGTGGCAGTGCTCTCGGGCCGCGGCGCGGCGCGCCGACTCACCGAACTCGCCCATGTCGAGGCACTCGGCCCCGATGGCGACTACCGCGTCACCCCTGTCATCACCGGAGATCCCACATGA
- a CDS encoding TrbC/VirB2 family protein, with translation MIRSLHRAGSAARLAVSATCISLMATASAHASGSSMPWEAPLQSILQSIEGPVAKIIAVIVIISTGLALAFGDTSGGFRRLIQIVFGLSIAFAASSFFLSFFSFGGGALV, from the coding sequence ATGATCCGATCGCTCCATCGCGCCGGCAGCGCAGCCCGGCTGGCCGTGTCTGCCACCTGCATCAGCCTGATGGCCACGGCCAGCGCTCATGCCTCTGGCTCGTCCATGCCGTGGGAAGCGCCGCTGCAATCCATCCTTCAGTCGATCGAGGGGCCGGTCGCCAAGATCATCGCCGTCATCGTCATCATCTCGACCGGGCTGGCGTTGGCCTTCGGCGACACGTCGGGTGGCTTCCGGCGGCTGATCCAGATCGTGTTCGGCCTGTCGATCGCCTTCGCCGCCTCGAGCTTCTTCCTGTCGTTCTTCTCCTTCGGCGGCGGAGCGCTCGTCTGA
- a CDS encoding relaxase/mobilization nuclease domain-containing protein: MSDDREFRVRPGRIRSTRAQQARPFVAQALAAARKAGGGVSRSAKIAAGNRSRFGSGQIASLQASRRITPHSRGAMMKARVVRHTARAGSLGQHLTYLRREGVTRDGEKARMFGPEIDSVDVDAFTKRCREDRHHFRFIVSPDDALEMEDLRAFTRDLARQMEKDLGTGLDWVAVDHWNTEHPHVHLIVRGRRDDGQDLVISRDYIKEGMRDRARDLITQELGPRTKLDIRQSLERQIEAERWTELDRQLMRETRESGIIDMAPAPGRQPDEHHALKIGRLRKLEALGLAKEIGNAQWVMEPEAEATLRQLGERGDIIKRMHRALTERGIERGTASYVLAAESLDVPVIGRLVARGLDDELHGSAYAIVDGVDGRSHHIRLPDFDAAGDGAPGSIVELRTFDDAHGKRRVALAVRSDLDLAHQVTATGATWLDRQAIARDPVALSDGGFGAEVSQALDRRADHLIREGMAERQGRRIVFARNLIETLRRRELEAVGEKLAAETGLPFNKAGTGDYVAGTYRQRLVLASGRFAMLNDGLGFQLVPWSPSLERQLGKHVSGVARDDGGVDWSFGRKRGLGL, from the coding sequence ATGAGCGATGACCGCGAGTTCCGCGTCCGTCCCGGCCGCATCCGCTCGACGCGCGCCCAGCAGGCTCGCCCCTTCGTCGCCCAGGCGCTTGCCGCGGCCCGGAAGGCCGGCGGCGGGGTCTCCCGTTCGGCCAAGATCGCCGCCGGCAACCGATCGCGCTTTGGCAGCGGGCAGATCGCCAGCCTTCAGGCCAGCCGCCGGATCACGCCGCACTCACGCGGCGCCATGATGAAGGCCCGCGTCGTCCGACACACGGCCCGCGCCGGCTCGCTCGGACAGCACCTCACCTATCTCCGCCGCGAGGGGGTGACTCGCGACGGCGAGAAGGCGCGGATGTTCGGTCCCGAGATCGACAGCGTGGATGTCGACGCCTTCACCAAGCGCTGCCGCGAGGACCGTCACCATTTCCGCTTCATCGTCTCGCCCGACGACGCCCTGGAGATGGAGGACCTGCGGGCCTTCACCCGTGACCTCGCCCGGCAGATGGAGAAGGACCTCGGCACCGGTCTCGACTGGGTCGCTGTCGATCACTGGAACACCGAGCATCCCCATGTCCATCTGATCGTGCGAGGCCGCCGCGACGATGGCCAGGACCTCGTGATCTCCCGCGACTACATCAAGGAGGGCATGCGCGATCGCGCCCGTGACCTGATCACCCAGGAACTCGGCCCGCGCACCAAGCTCGATATTCGCCAGAGTTTGGAACGCCAGATCGAGGCCGAGCGCTGGACCGAGCTCGATCGGCAGCTCATGCGCGAGACCCGCGAGAGCGGCATCATCGACATGGCGCCGGCTCCCGGCCGGCAGCCGGACGAACACCATGCGCTGAAGATTGGGCGCCTCCGAAAGCTCGAGGCGCTCGGCCTCGCCAAGGAGATCGGCAATGCCCAATGGGTGATGGAGCCGGAGGCAGAGGCCACCCTGCGGCAGCTTGGTGAGCGCGGCGATATCATCAAGCGAATGCACCGCGCTCTGACCGAGCGGGGGATCGAGCGCGGCACGGCAAGCTACGTCCTCGCCGCCGAGAGCCTCGATGTGCCGGTCATCGGCCGGCTGGTCGCGCGCGGTCTCGATGATGAACTCCACGGCTCCGCCTATGCCATCGTCGATGGCGTGGACGGGCGCTCCCATCACATCCGGCTGCCCGATTTTGATGCCGCTGGCGATGGCGCGCCGGGCTCTATCGTCGAGCTGCGGACCTTCGATGATGCGCACGGCAAGCGACGTGTCGCACTCGCCGTGCGCTCCGATCTGGACCTTGCCCATCAGGTGACGGCCACCGGTGCCACCTGGCTCGACCGACAGGCCATTGCGCGTGACCCCGTTGCTCTCTCCGACGGCGGCTTCGGCGCGGAGGTGAGCCAGGCGCTTGACCGGCGTGCCGACCATCTCATTCGCGAGGGCATGGCCGAGCGGCAGGGACGGCGCATCGTCTTCGCCCGCAATCTCATCGAGACGCTCCGCCGCAGGGAACTGGAGGCCGTCGGCGAGAAGCTTGCCGCTGAGACCGGCCTGCCGTTCAACAAGGCCGGCACCGGCGACTATGTCGCCGGCACCTATCGCCAGCGCCTTGTGCTCGCCTCCGGTCGCTTCGCCATGCTCAATGACGGGCTCGGCTTCCAGCTCGTACCGTGGTCGCCCTCGCTGGAGCGTCAGCTCGGCAAGCATGTCTCCGGCGTCGCCCGTGATGATGGTGGCGTGGACTGGAGCTTCGGTCGCAAGCGCGGCCTTGGCCTCTGA
- a CDS encoding conjugal transfer protein TraG, which translates to MSATKILWGQILTVLLIVLAAIWGATQYVAWSLGFQAQLGAPWFAWLGLPIYYPPAFFWWWYFFDAYAPEVFFRGALIAASGGFLSIAVAIALSVWRAREASKVETYGSARWAEKEEVRAAGLLGTDGVVLGRYERDYLRHDGPEHVLCFAPTRSGKGVGLVVPSLLTWPGSAIVHDIKGENWQLTAGFRARHGRVLLFDPTNAKSAAYNPLLEVRRGEWEVRDVQNIADILVDPEGSLEKRNHWEKTSHALLVGAILHVLYAETDKTLAGVAAFLSDPKRPIETTLDAMMKTGHLGEAGPHPVIASAARELLNKSDNERSGVLSTAMSFLGLYRDPVIAEVTRRCDWRIADIVGGKAPSTLYLVVPPSDINRTKPLIRLLLNQIGRRLTEDLQAKGGRHRLLIMLDEFPALGRLDFFESALAFMAGYGLKAFLIAQSLNQIEKAYGPNNSILDNCHVRVSFATNDERTAKRVSDALGTATEMKAMKNYAGHRLSPWLGHLMVSRSETARPLLTPGEVMQLPPTDEIVMVAGTPPIRAKKARYYEDVRFRDRLLPPPTPSRGLAAQHDDWTALPLPRPQESTAGSTADEGRDDDPTGSEHRHQPELSRVKPVEKSQPIENEFEFDTDRDDEMDDVATRNRRMTGLMQGVARQVSLNPNDGMEL; encoded by the coding sequence ATGTCGGCGACGAAAATCCTCTGGGGGCAGATCCTCACGGTCCTGCTGATCGTGCTGGCGGCGATCTGGGGCGCAACACAATATGTGGCCTGGAGCCTCGGCTTTCAGGCCCAGCTGGGCGCCCCGTGGTTCGCGTGGCTCGGACTGCCGATCTATTACCCGCCGGCCTTCTTCTGGTGGTGGTACTTTTTCGATGCCTATGCGCCGGAGGTGTTTTTCCGGGGCGCGCTGATCGCCGCCTCTGGCGGTTTCCTCTCCATCGCCGTCGCCATCGCCCTGTCGGTGTGGCGGGCGCGGGAGGCCTCAAAGGTCGAGACCTATGGTTCGGCGCGCTGGGCCGAAAAGGAGGAAGTCCGCGCCGCCGGGCTGCTCGGCACGGATGGCGTCGTGCTCGGTCGGTATGAACGCGACTATCTACGTCATGACGGGCCCGAGCATGTGCTGTGCTTCGCGCCAACCCGGTCCGGCAAGGGTGTGGGCCTGGTTGTGCCCTCGCTGCTGACCTGGCCGGGATCGGCCATCGTCCATGACATCAAGGGCGAGAACTGGCAGCTCACCGCCGGCTTCCGCGCCCGGCATGGCCGCGTGCTGCTGTTCGATCCGACCAACGCCAAGTCCGCCGCCTATAATCCGCTGCTGGAAGTGCGCCGCGGCGAATGGGAAGTCCGCGACGTCCAGAACATCGCCGACATTCTCGTCGATCCCGAAGGCTCGCTGGAAAAGCGAAACCACTGGGAGAAGACCAGCCACGCGCTGCTTGTCGGTGCCATCCTCCACGTGCTCTATGCCGAGACGGACAAGACGCTCGCCGGCGTCGCCGCCTTCCTCTCCGATCCGAAGCGGCCGATCGAGACGACGCTCGACGCCATGATGAAGACCGGGCATCTCGGCGAGGCTGGCCCGCATCCCGTCATCGCCAGCGCCGCCCGTGAGTTGCTGAACAAATCCGACAATGAGCGCTCGGGCGTGCTCTCCACCGCCATGTCCTTCCTCGGCCTGTACCGCGATCCGGTGATCGCCGAGGTGACGCGGCGCTGCGACTGGCGCATCGCCGATATCGTCGGCGGCAAGGCTCCATCGACTCTCTATCTCGTGGTGCCGCCCTCCGACATCAACCGCACCAAGCCGCTGATCCGCCTGCTCCTCAACCAGATCGGTAGGCGCCTCACGGAAGACCTGCAGGCGAAGGGTGGGCGCCATCGTCTGCTGATCATGCTCGACGAGTTCCCCGCGCTCGGCCGGCTCGACTTCTTTGAATCGGCGCTCGCCTTCATGGCCGGCTATGGATTGAAAGCCTTCCTCATCGCCCAGTCGCTGAACCAGATCGAGAAGGCGTACGGGCCGAACAACTCCATCCTCGACAACTGCCATGTCCGCGTGAGCTTCGCCACGAACGACGAGCGCACTGCCAAGCGGGTATCCGATGCGCTCGGGACCGCGACCGAGATGAAAGCGATGAAGAATTATGCCGGTCACCGGCTCTCGCCCTGGCTCGGTCATCTCATGGTGTCCCGCTCAGAGACCGCCCGCCCGTTGCTCACGCCCGGCGAGGTCATGCAGCTGCCGCCCACGGACGAGATCGTCATGGTCGCCGGCACACCGCCGATCCGGGCAAAGAAGGCCCGCTACTATGAGGACGTGCGCTTCCGGGATCGACTCTTGCCGCCGCCAACGCCCTCTCGTGGCCTCGCTGCCCAACACGATGACTGGACCGCTCTGCCGTTGCCAAGGCCACAGGAGAGCACGGCCGGGAGCACCGCGGACGAAGGTCGAGACGATGACCCGACCGGCTCCGAGCACCGGCATCAGCCCGAGCTCAGCCGCGTGAAGCCGGTCGAGAAAAGCCAGCCCATCGAGAATGAGTTCGAGTTCGACACGGATCGCGACGACGAGATGGACGACGTCGCCACTAGGAACCGGCGCATGACCGGACTGATGCAAGGCGTCGCCCGACAGGTCAGCCTCAATCCCAATGACGGTATGGAGCTGTGA
- a CDS encoding CopG family transcriptional regulator, with the protein MAGRTKKAQISVYLEPDLMDMLAQYAAQRDQSMSLIAQAAIASFLSPDSAERQEAALARRLGQIDRRLARLERDLSISTEAFATFIRFWLATTPALPEPAAQATRAKVSERYAAYTRALGRRLAKGPQLRQEIVEDVAGSENDGASRS; encoded by the coding sequence ATGGCAGGTCGCACGAAGAAAGCGCAGATCTCGGTCTACCTCGAGCCCGACCTCATGGACATGTTGGCGCAATACGCCGCCCAGCGTGACCAGTCCATGTCCCTGATCGCCCAGGCCGCAATCGCCTCCTTCCTGTCGCCCGACAGCGCCGAGCGCCAAGAGGCCGCTCTTGCCCGGCGCCTCGGTCAGATCGATCGCCGTCTCGCGCGGCTGGAGCGGGATCTCAGTATCTCGACCGAGGCCTTCGCCACCTTCATCCGCTTCTGGCTCGCCACCACCCCCGCGCTGCCAGAACCCGCCGCCCAGGCCACGCGGGCAAAGGTCTCCGAGCGCTACGCTGCTTACACCCGCGCGCTCGGCCGGCGGCTCGCGAAGGGACCGCAGCTGAGGCAGGAGATTGTGGAGGATGTTGCGGGATCGGAGAATGACGGGGCCAGCCGGAGTTGA